gaaacgaggtgccacatgggttcatGACGCGCTTTTCAACTTAAGTTGGAGccccccccttgcacccccccGTGGTTGAAAGCGTGgaactcgctttacaacataaagtgcgcgattgtacggtgcgcaattgtacggtgcgcaactgtacggtgcgcgattgtacggtgcgcgattgtacggtgcgcgattgtactgtgcgcgattgtacggtgcgcgattgtacatACGGTGCGTGATtgaacggtgcgcgattgtacggtgcgcaattgtacggtgcgcgattgtacggtgcgcgattgtacggtgcgcaaTTGTAtatacggtgcgcgattgtacatacggtgcgcgattgaacggtgcgcgattgtacggtgcgcgattgtacggtgcgcaaAAACCGTGTCCAATGCAAcatacgtttatttatttaaataaattaataatgtgtgTTGTGTCCAAAAGCAACGGTGTTCAATTGTACTGTGCGCCAATGAAATGTGTCCAAACGAActgtgcgcgattgtacggtgcgcgattgtacggtaCGTGACTTTATGTGTCCAATAGTACTGTGTGCAATTGCAACGTGCGCAATTGTACTGTGCGCCAGTGAAGGCTTCTCATCGATGACCAGGTTCCGCCGAGCATGAGGCGTCATGTCTCGAAACTTGGGACATGTGACGATATAGTGCGTCCCAGCGCACAGCGAGCATCCGGATGATTCAGTCCCGGCGGGTGGTGAGGTGGCAACATGAGCGAGGGACGGGGCCGTCCGGATTCGAACCTTAGGCGTTGTGGGAGAGGTTCCCAGTTCCATGCTCTCCAGAGCACGAGCCCGGCCGGTGAGGAACGTTTTGAGGTCCCGATACGAGGGGTTTCCGTAGAGGAGCCAAGCTTGATCTCCCAAGCTTCTCGGGTATGTGGGTCGAGCCGGTGCACAATGAGGTGTACCAGGAGATGATCCCAGTGTCGAACCGGCGCGCCCAGTGCCTACAGGGCATTGAGGGCCTCCGTGGTGGTGTTAAGAACAGCGTTAAGTTCACGTGCCGATCGAGCAGCCATGGGTTTGATGGCGAACAGCCGCTCTACCTGCGATGAGATCAAGAGCCGCTTATTCTCGAATCGCTCGACGAGCAAGTCCCAGGCTGCTGCGAATGAGTCCTCCGCGACGGGCAGATTAGAGATGAGCTGAGCAGCCTCCCCAGTGAGGCTGGTCCGGAGATAGTGCATTTTCTCGACATTAGATATGTCATGGACTCTGCCGACCAAAGATGAGAAGAGATCGTGGAAGGGTCTCCACGCCGAGAAGTCTCCGTCGAATTGTGGAAAAGAGATTTCCGGGAGATGGCTGCGTGCCGTTGATGGtccggagagagagagattagcTAATTTGGATCCCGAAAAGGGGCTCGATCGATCCTTCTCCTCAATGAGATGGGCGAGTGTAGCCTTAACCTCGGCGTAATATTGTAGACACTGGTCATATACACCGTCCCGGAAATAGTCGAGCTCGAGCAATGAGTCCACCTTCAGATCCGAAAGTCGCTCGTGTTGCTGATCGAATTTCTCCCAGTAATTGTCGATCAGAGATAGCTTCACTTTCAATGAGGCGAGGGGGAGCGAGAAAAACCCCGACTCCTTGGCCTCGAGCGCCACCGACTTGATATATGTGAAGTGGTTTATTTGTAACGAGATCTTGGCCGCGACGGGCATGGTTCGTGTCAGAGAAGATGCCGCGTAAGAGTACTCCCAATGTAGCCAATCGGCTGGTCGGAGATGCGGTACCGTCGATCAAGGCCACGCGCGTGGCCAAGGCCGGGAGGTCACTTCCGAGAGAGCCGATCGTCGTGAGCGGCGAGTGAGCAAGCGCGCGGAGGGTGGAGCGAGAGCGCGCGAATTGACCGTGATCCACGAGCCGAGACGCGCGAGGCCTTCCGAGTCAAGTGTAACAACGAGAGGGGCAGGCCGCCCGAAATATCGAGAACGTCTGAGCGTCCGAGCACGTGTCGCGACGGTGGATATCACGAGGCGGAGGGGGTTGCACTCGCGAGCGCGGTTTCGCACGATCGCGCGTCTTGCGCGTGTCGAGCACGCTGTCGCCGTTTGAGGGGCGATGAGGAGATTGAGACCACCGCACGATCTCCCGGGACTATGCCCGAGATTATCCGGTCGGGCGAACGATACCGaaccgcgagagagagagagagagagagagagagagagagagagagagagagagagagagagagagtcacgccgcgcgccgcgagaCAACGGCGAGAATGTTTGATGAGGCCGACGGCCGTTCGATTCCGAAAGCCGCACTGCCCCCGCCagatccggctcgaaggaccaaaaaatgttttgactCGGCGCACTTTGTCTGGTGCCTGGTGAGAACAGGCGGCGAGCACTCCCGGGCGGGACGCACAATTCGTAGTGCCGGTCACGCGAGCGCGAAACTAACCTGCCGGCGCACGGCCGTGAGTCGGGCGGGGCCGCAATCCGTATCTCAATGCCCGAAGTCTTGAGCCAATCATCCACAGTTCGAAAGGGAGTTGTTCCCGAGACGCACCAAATGAATGTCACCGCAATTTCACTGTTTCTGAACTTGATCGCAAGTCTCTCCGCAAGCTAGATACCGAAGTACGTCCGTCTTGCACAGGGAATCGAACACCACGTTCCGGAAACGATCGCGCGAGAGACCAGATGCGCGTGCGATCTTCCGCGATGATCGATATCTCGACCCGTCGAGCGTAGCCGGTCGGGTCGACCTCTGATTGGTCGGCTCCATGTCATTGGCCGGTCGTGAGTCAGAACAGTGAATTCCGAACAGATATCATATGTAAGTAcggaaattttgttttttatatacagggtgattcGAAACAACCTTTTATCCTTCAAACTACAGATTTTTGACATAATTCTAAGAAAACTTTTCCTCTTGCAAAATTGTGTCCAACGCTTACTTTCCgagatattaacaaaaattgttatccTATTACGGACCGAGTACAGGAGGTAGGCAGGAGCGGCGCAACTCATCGTTAGACGCGGGCGTTTACGTCGGGTGCTTGTTGCGATCAGCCGATCGATGCACACAAATTGCGTACCAATATTTATTGCCAGCACAAAAAATCTACAGTTTATGTTACGCACACCGTAGATTTTCAGAACTGGCAATAACATTGTAAAACACATACAATGTTTACGCGAACGTTACTtcttgtagtaacttacgataattccttcgcgcaaacgagattttttttcgcgtaaacggaattttgtagtaacttacgataatttactccgcgtaaacgagtgaattatcgtaagttactacagaagtaacgctcgcgtaaacatagtaGTAGTAACAGCCACAACGATACGCGCACACACATGCAAGCACGTGCTTTTAGTTCTCTCTTTTTAACTTACTCACTAACTTCACTTTCTTTACTTCACTTCAATTCACTTCACTCTCTTTACTCACatgctaaaaaatatttttttacaaataaatacacattgtttacgcgagcgttacttctctAGTAACTTGCGATAATTTCTCCACGTAACCGGggttctgtagtaacttataataaattcactTCGCGTAAAGGAgtgaattattgtaagttattACAGAAGTAatgctcgcgtaaacgtactCGCATAGTTGTCGATCGCTGTGTTTACTGCAAGATGCACTGGTATCTTTTAAGTGTAGAAAGGTGTAGGAGTGCGCGCCATCTCTAGGCTCCCGACGCGTATCTTTACGAAAAACCGATTTTACGATACACTCGGTACTAGCGGTATCGAATGTAAATGTCTGATTGGTTAATGCCACCGAATTTAAAACACGGAATTCGCGCTTCTTACTTCGCTTCTAGAacagattattattgcaaaCTCTGAGAGAATGTTtctcgtaataaaatatttggttGCCCTGAAAAGGGcagatttgttatttttggaagaaataatttaattacagcAAATGTTCGAAGTGGCCATCGTTCATCACAATACATGCTCTCATGCGTCTCAACAGGTTTGTCAGAATCTTCTCCATAATGTCGTCTTCGATACCCCAAATAGCGTTGTGaagtttatcatttaatttttccacgTTCTCGGgaagttttttataaatgatttcTTTACAGTAtcttcacaaaaaaaatctaacAAATTGAGGTCCGGGGATCTTGCGGGCCAACGTATCGGGCCATATCGGCCCATTCAACGTCCAGTGTATCGTCGAAAACCTCTTCAACATGAAGAAGTTTCCCGGTTTCGAAATAGATAAGTGAAATAAACAAGTCGTGATTTCGAGCCAAGGAAAATAATCCTTTATTGGCTCATGGGGGAAAAGCCTATTATGGCATAAAAACCCCCAGAGTTCGCGTAACGTACAATTGGATGAACAATTGTGAGAATACGTGTATGTAAAAGATTAATAGCGACACTCGGTATGGCGAACGGGGCCCCGTAATCGAGACTCGGCTCGATCGCGTATTCGTATAGAGACTCAGCTCTTTCGCATGCTCGAGACTCGGCTCTTTCTACGTGAGATTATATCACCGTATAAATAATCGTTTTGCGAAGAAGGGCGTGATGGGTCGTTTACACTACAAAGATTCGCGTGATTGACTGACTTTTTCGTTGCTTAGTAAATTAACAACAAATTCGATCGCTGAGACAATTGAATTATGCTGAACGCTCCTGCGACGGCTCGATCACCGCCGCCTATGTTCCATCGAACACTCTCCCCCCGTTGAGAGTAGAACGATCAacaatactaaataaaaatattatagataatattttacataaacgtCGCTTCATACTTTCTATAATGTTAATTGCgtgaacaatattatattatgcggTACGTTTGAAATGCAATCAGTAATGACTAAAATTGAAAACTGTGCAAACGAAAACTAACAAGTAACACTACCCAAGTGTAAATCGCcgatttggataattttttaatatgttttagtagacgtaaaaataggacatacgtatttttttttatcggcggaaaaccatatttagggtgtgaaacacccctttgaatttatgggtatcgatttaattgttttgtatataaggatTCAGTATTTTCGGCCCGtaccaaataaaatagttgcattatcaagagatatgaaaaatgaaaaattttcgactcGGTTCGATCATTTTTAGGGGGTAAACAACCCCctgtatttgaaacaaaaatttaaaaaatgcccagataattgcaaatttcattcaaaaattttgaaaaaaatatatgttacactcGCATCCAAAACAAAAGTGAGACTGTTTGAGGATTTAAGGGTGACCACCcttttatcgaatttcttacgtaacatttaaatttatcccgAAATAATGGTAAACAGTTTCATTTatcgtcaaattaattaatatttacaaattagtcTGATCAACCCTTCAATTCTATAAGGGGGTGAGGGAAAACCTACATGAAGCTGAAGTTGGCAGCCAAAATTTAGCAGCCAGCAGGGCCGAATAAGGTGCCGCAAGGCCCCCGAGATTAAAATCCGgtaaattttcttcaaaaaaatcacaaagaCGCCACAGCAAGTATAGAATACGAATCTGAAGCGATCTTGGCGATAACAaagttagttaattaattaaaaaattaattaacaattaaataataggtaAAACACACACTCATATCCGTTCGGAAcccaaaaaaatcacagagaCTGTACAGCAAGTGTAGAATACGAATCCGAAACGACCTTGGCGATGACGaagttagttaattaattaaaaaaattgttaacaattaaataataggtaaaacacacgcatatccgttcggaataaaaaaaaatcacagagaCTGTACTGCAAGTGTAGAATAAGAATCCGAAGCGACCTTGGCGATGACgaagttagttaactaattaaaaaattaattaacaattaaataataggtaaaacacacacgcatatccgTTCGAAAcccaaaaaaatcacagagaCTGTACTGCAAGTGTAGAATACTTGCTCGTTGGTTCGCCCAAAATTGGAATATTGCTCCACTGTATGGTCTCCTTATTACAAATGTCATATTGAAAAGATAGAACGCATACAACATAAATTCTTACGCACGGTAGCCTACCGTATGGGTAATCCTATGGCTTTTACCTGCCATGACTACTATCCCATTTCAATAAGACTGAATTTAATGACTTTAGAGAACAGGAGATTAATCTTTGACctagtattaatttttaaaatagtaaatagttTTATCGATTGTCCTGAccttttaaaagatatttattaaatgttccAATCAGAGACTTAAGACAATCTTCCATCTTTTATGTTCAATATCACCGTACTTTATATGGCGTAAACTCATGTTTAAATAGGATGACTATCTCTGCAAACAACTATTCTAGCTTAGTTGATTTCTTCGGCGGCAATGTGTCTACGTTCAAGCGGAAACTTATCTGTTTACTCTCCTAAcataactttttcttttctaattgtatttttattctactttagataaatttttataatctactTTCTGTCATGTATACACTAAAGGGTTTACCCcgtaaataaagattattattattattattattattattattaatacgaaTCCGAAGCGACCTTGGCGATGACaaagttagttaactaattaaaaaattaattaacaattaaataatagtaaaacacacacgcatatccgTTCGAAACccaaaaaaattacagagaCTGTACTGCAAGTGTAGAATACGAATCCGAAGCGACCTTGGCGATGACAaagttagttaattaattaaaaaaattgttaacaattaaataataggtaaaacacacacgcatatccgttcggaataaaaaaaaatcacagagaCTGTACTGCAAGTGTAGAATAAGAATCCGAAGCGACCTTGGCGATGACaaagttagttaactaattaaaaaattaattaacaattaaataatagttaaaacacacacgcatatccgttcggaacccaaaaaaatcacagagaCTGTACTGCAAGTGTAGAATAAGAATCCGAAGCGACCTTGGCGATGACGaagttagttaattaattaaaaaacctattatttaattgttaattattttttaattaattaactaatttcGTCATCGCCAAGGTCGCTTCGGATTCTTATTCTACACTTGCAGTACAGtctctgtgatttttttttattccgaacaaatatgcgtgtgtgttttaactattatttaatagttaattaat
The window above is part of the Temnothorax longispinosus isolate EJ_2023e chromosome 8, Tlon_JGU_v1, whole genome shotgun sequence genome. Proteins encoded here:
- the LOC139818339 gene encoding uncharacterized protein — encoded protein: MPVAAKISLQINHFTYIKSVALEAKESGFFSLPLASLKVKLSLIDNYWEKFDQQHERLSDLKVDSLLELDYFRDGVYDQCLQYYAEVKATLAHLIEEKDRSSPFSGSKLANLSLSGPSTARSHLPEISFPQFDGDFSAWRPFHDLFSSLVGRVHDISNVEKMHYLRTSLTGEAAQLISNLPVAEDSFAAAWDLLVERFENKRLLISSQVERLFAIKPMAARSARELNAVLNTTTEALNAL